A segment of the Catenuloplanes nepalensis genome:
GCCGCGATCGACGAGGCGGTCCGCCGGGCCGTCCCGGGCGACGTGGTGGCGGTGCTCGGCAAGGGACACGAACGTGGTCAGGAGGTGGACGGCGAGGTGGTGCCGTTCGACGATCGGGTCGAGCTGGCCGACGCGCTGCGGAAGGTGGCGGTCGCATGATCCCGCTCACCCTGGCCGAGATCGCCGAGGCGGTGGACGGGCGGCTCGTGCACGCCGACCCGGCCGCGCAGGTGACCGGCCCGGCCGAGTACGACTCCCGCGAGATCGTGGCGGGTGGACTGTTCGTGGCGTTCCCCGGCGAGCACGTGGACGGCCACGACTACGGCGCGCGCGCGGTGGCGGCCGGCGCGGCCGCGGTGCTCGCGACCCGGGACATGGGCCCGGACGTGCCGGCGATCCTGGTGGACGACGCGCAGGACGCGCTCGGCCCGCTGGCCCGCCTGGTCGGCCGCCGGCTGATCGAGGCCGGCCTGACCGTGGTGGGACTGACCGGCTCGTCCGGGAAGACCACCACCAAGGACATGGTGGCGCAGCTGGCCGCGTCGCTCGGGCCGACCGTGGCCACGGCCGGCTCGCTCAACAACGAGCTGGGCTTCCCGGTGACCGCGCTGCGGGCCACCGGGGAGACGCGGTTCCTGGTGCTGGAGATGGGCGCGAGCGGGCTCGGTCACATCCGGTACCTCAACGAGATCGTGCAGCCGCGGATCGGCGTGGTGCTCAACGTCAGCATGTCGCACCTCGGCGGATACGAGTCGGTGGACGGCATCGCACAGGCCAAGGGCGAGATGGTTGAGGACCTGCCGGCCGGCGGCGTGGCGGTGCTGAACGCGGACGACGAGCGGGTGGCCGCGATGGCGTCCCGGACGAAGGCCCGCGTGGTGTTCTTCGGCGAGAGCGCCGAGGCGGACGTGCGGGCCGAGGACGTGACGCTGGACGCGCGCGGCCGGCCGTCGTTCACACTGTGCACACCGGACGGCCGGTTCCCGGTCGCGCTCGGCCTGACCGGCCGGCACATGGTGTCCAACTCGCTGGCCGCCGCCGCGGTCGCGCGCGAGCTGGGCCTGACCGGCGCGGCGCTGGCCGAGGCGCTCGGCGGCATGCGCACGGTCTCCACCCGCCGGATGGACGTCTTCGATCGCGCGGACGGCGTGACCGTGATCGACGACTCGTACAACGCGAACCCGTCCTCGACCGCGGCGGCGCTGCGCGCGCTGGCCACGCTGGCCGGCGACGGCCGCCGCCGGGCGATCGCGGTGCTCGGCCAGATGCGGGAGCTCGGCGAGCACTCCCGCGACGCGCACGCCGAGGTCGGCCGGCTCGCGGCCGAGCTGGGCGTGGACCGGCTGCTCGTCGTCGACCCCGAAGCCGCGCCGATCGCTGACGGCGCCCGATCCGAACAGATGTGGAAGGGAGAGTCGGTGCTCCTAGCCGACCAGTCGGCGGCCATCGCGACGCTGCGGGACGATCTCCGTCCCGGCGACGTGGTGCTCGTCAAGGCGTCCCGCTACCGGACGTGGAAGGTGGCAGACGCATTGCGCGCGGCCGAGGCTGACGGCGTGCCGTTGACGAGGGGAACAGCGCTGCGCGCGGCCGAGGCTGACGGCGTGCCGCTGACCGCGGGGGACGCCGACGCATGAGGGCAGTCATCATCGCGATCGGCGTCGCGTTCCTCGTCTCGCTCTTCCTCACGCCGGTCGGCATCCGGGTCTTCACGGCGCTGAAGGCCGGGCAGCCGATCCGGACCATCGGCCCGCAGACGCACATGGGCAAAAAAGGCACGCCGACCATGGGCGGCGTGATCTTCATCATCGCCACCGTGATCGCCTACGTGGCCGGGCACGCCGTGCTGACCACGCTGCCGTCGCAGCAGATCGCGCAGGACCGGCCGACGATCACCGCGCTGGTGCTGCTCGGCCTGTTCGTCTTCTGCGGCGCGGTCGGCTTCCTGGACGACTTCATCAAGGTCCGCAAGCGCAACAGCGGCGGCCTCTCCGCCCGCGGCAAGCTGATCGGCCAGATGCTGGTCGGCGGCATCTTCGGCGTCATCGCGCTCTACTTCCCGAGCACGATGGTCGGCCTGGAGGGTCAGCGGATCAGCGACGAGACGGTCGGCAGTGAGACGATCTCGTTCATCCGGGACATCGAGTGGGCGCAGGTCGGCAAGGCCGGCTCGGTGATCATATTCATCTTCGTGATCATGTCGATGTCGAACGCGGTGAACCTGACGGACGGCCTCGACGGCCTGGCCACCGGCGCGTCCGTGATGGTGCTCGGCGCGTACTCCATCATCGGCTTCTGGCAGTACCGGCACTGGTGCGCGGACCCGAACTACACCATGGAGTACTGCTACTCGGTGCGTGATCCGCTGGAGATCTCGATGATCGCGGGAGCCGCCGCCGGGGCCTGTGTGGGATTCCTGTGGTGGAACACCTCCCCGGCCCGGATCTTCATGGGTGACACCGGCGCGCTCGGGCTCGGCGGGCTGATCGGCGGCCTGGCGATGGCGAGCCGGACCATGCTGCTGGTGCTGATCCTGGGCGGCCTGTTCCTGATCATCACCATGTCGGTCGTCATCCAGATCATCTCGTTCAAGACCACCGGAAAACGTGTGTTCCGGATGTCACCACTCCAGCACCACTTCGAGCTGGCGGGCTGGTCCGAGGTCAACATCGTCGTCCGCTTCTGGATCGTCGCGGGCATCGGCGTCGCCATCGGCCTGGGCATCTTCTACAGCGAGTTCCTCGCGGCCACCTCGTAAGAACGGCGAAAACCCATCAGGGGGTACGGCCGGGGAAGCGCACTTCCCGGCCGTACCCCCTGATGGTTTTGGCGAATGTGAGCTTTTCGCTCGTCGACACGCCCGGCGCGCAGCGTGTTCCCGGCGTGTCCGGCGCACATGATGGGGCCATGGCGGAGGGCGGCGGCGAGGCGAAGACGGCGGAAGCGCGGGCGAGCGTGGATCTCGGCGGTGGGCTGGCCGCGCTGCGCGGGCTGCTGGCCCGGCCGCTGGCCTCCTACTACCTGCTGCTGGCCAGTTCCGGGCTGCTGCTGGTGATCGGCCTGACCATGGTCTTCTCCGCGACCAGCGTGCGGGCCTACGCGGAGAACGGCAACGCGTTCGCGATGATCAGCAAGCAGGCGCTGTTCGCGCTGATCGGCCTGGCCGCGTTCTGGGCCGTGCAGCGGCTGCCGGCCAGCACCCTGCGCCAGGTGGGATTCCCGGTGATGGTGGTCTCGTTGATCCTGCTCGCGGTGCTGGACCTGCTGGTGGTGCTGGACGGATTCGGCGTGCTCCCGGAGCCGCAGATCGGCCCGGTCTACGCGGACCTGCTCTGGCTCTACATCGGACCGGTCCAGTTCCAGCCGTCCGAGCTGGCCAAGTTCGGCCTGGTCCTGTGGGGCGCCGACATGATCGCCCGGAAGGGCGCGGCGATGGGCTGGTGGCGCGAGCTGTCCATGCCGCTCGGCCCCGCGGTCGGCCTGCTCTTCGTGCTGGTCGGCTACAACGACACCGGCACGATGATGCCGCTGCTCGGCATCGTGATCGGCCTGCTCTGGACGGCCGGCGTGCGGCTGCGCGTCTTCGCCGCGCTGTCCCTGGTCGGGCTGGGCGGCATCGGCCTGCTGATCGCGGCCGCGTCGCAGGGCGCCGGCTCCGGCGAGGCGGGCGCGCCCAACTACCGGCTGGACCGGATCACCTCGTTCCTCGCCTCGCCGGAGGAGTGCGCGCAGGCGGGCTGCTACCAGCTGATGCAGGCCCGGTACGCGATCGCGGACGGCGGCTGGTTCGGCACCGGGCTCGGCAAGAGCAGCCTCAAGTGGGGCTGGCTGCCGTCCGAGCACAACGACTTCATCTTCGCGGTCATCGCGGAGGAACTGGGCGTGGTCGGCTGCGCCGTGGTGCTCGCGCTGTTCGCCGTGCTGGCCTACACCGGTTACCGGATCGCCCGCCGGGTCCAGGACCCGTTCCGCCGGCTCGCCGCCGCGTCCATCACCACCTGGCTGGTCGTCCAGACGCTCGTCAACGTGGGCGGTGTGGTCGGCCTGCTGCCGATCACCGGCCTGCCGCTGCCGTTCATCTCCGACGGCGGCTCCGCGCTGGTGGTCACGCTGGCCGCGATAGGAGTGCTCGCCTCGTTCGCCCGCGCGGAGCCGGACGCGGCCCGCGCGCTCAACGCCCGCCCGCCGGCCCGCTGGGTCCGGCTGCTCTGGGCGCCGCTGCCCCCGCTGCCGCCGTCGGCCCGTGAGCCGGAGGCGCCGGTCGCCCGGCGCGCCACCACCCGGGTGCCGGCCGGCCAGGAACGACAGGCCGCGCGGCTGGCCCGCGCCGCGACCCGGGACCGGGTCACCCGGCTGCGTGGAGGGCCGGAGCGCAGGGGATGATGAGGGCTCTCCCGACCATGACCCGCGCGCGAGAGGGTTGATCAAGACATGAACACGCCGGACGGCGCACTCACGGCCGAGCAGTTGGGGACGGTGCACCTGATCGGGGTCGGCGGCGTCGGCATGAGCGGCCTGGCCCGCCTGCTGCTCACGCGGGGCATCAAGGTCAGCGGCAGTGAGCTGCGCGAGTGGCCCTACCTCGCGGCGCTGCGCGCGCTGGGCGGCACCATCCACATGACGCACACCGAGTCGAACCTCGACGGCGTCGACACCGTGGTCTACTCCACCGCGATCCCGCAGGACCACCTGGAGCTCGTCGAGGCGCGCAAGCGCGGGCTGCGCGTGCTGCACCGGTCCGAGGCGCTGGCCGCCACGATGACCGGGCGGCAGGCGATCGCGGTCGCGGGCACGCACGGCAAGACCACCACCACGTCGATGATCACGCTGATCCTGCAGCACGCGGGCGAGGACCCGTCGTTCGTGATCGGCGGCGAGATCTCCGAGGTGGGGTCGAACGCGCACCACGGCTCCGGGCAGTATTTCGTGGTCGAGGCGGACGAGAGCGACCGGTCGTTCCTGCGCTACCGGCCGCACGTCGCGCTGATCACCAACATCGACGCGGACCACCTGAACACCTATGGTGACCTGGCCGGCGTGGAGGCCGCGTTCGGCGAGTTCGCGCGGCTGGCCGACTCGCCGGTGAACGGGCGCGGCGACGGGTTCGTGATCGCCTGCGCGGACAACGAGGGCACCCGCCGGATGGCCGCCACGCTCCGCGAGGAAGGGCACACCGTCTATACGTACGGTGAGGCCGAGGACGCGGACCTGCGCATCTTCGACGTCCGCTCGTCCGCGGCCGGCGTGCGTTACCGGGCCGAGCTGGACGGGCTGTCGCTCGGCGAGATCTTCCTTCCCACGCCCGGCCGGCTGCTCGGCCTGAACAGCTCGGCCGCGGTGCTGACCGCGCTGCGGCTCGGCCTGCCGATCGAGAAGGTGGTCGAGGCGCTGGCGTCCTTCCCGGGCGTGCGGCGCCGGTTCGAGCGCAAGGGCGAGATCAACGGCATTCTGGTGTACGACGAGTACGCGTACCACCCGGTGCCGGTCAAGGCCGCGATCGAGACGCTGCGCGAGGTGGCCGGCGAGGGCCGGCTGATCGTGGTCTTCCAGCCGTACCGGGTGTACCGCACCCGCGACCTGGAGGCGGAGTTGGCCGCGGCGCTGTCGATCGCGGACGAAGCCGTGATCATGGAGGTCTTCGGGCCGGGCGAGACGCGGCTGCCGGGCGAGGGCGGCGTGTCGCTGACCGCCGCGATCGACCTGCCGGCCGGCCGCAAGGTCTTCGTGCCGGACTGGGACGGCGTGGCGGCCGAGGTGGTCCGCCGGGCCCGGCCGGGCGACGTGGTGGTCACCATGGGCGCACCGCCGAGCTCGATGCTGGGCGACGAGCTGATCGCGGCGCTGGGCGCCACGGAGCCCGCGGCGGAATGAGCACGTCGGCGGCGCGGGGCCATGTCCGCACGACCGGACCGGCGGCGCCGGGTGGTTCGCGCGTGAGCGGCCTGAGCGGCCTGGTGGCGCCGGGTGGGTCGCGCGTGAGCGGATCGGTGGCGCCGGGTGGTTCGCTTGCGGTTCGATCGGCGGCGCCGGGCGGTTCGCGCCTGAGTGGCCTGAGTGGCCTGAGCGGCCTGGTGGCGCCGGGTGGTTCGCGCGTGAGCGGATCGGTGGCGCCGGGTGGTTCGCTTGCGGTTGGACCGGCGGCGCCGGGCGGTTCGCGCG
Coding sequences within it:
- the mraY gene encoding phospho-N-acetylmuramoyl-pentapeptide-transferase; this translates as MRAVIIAIGVAFLVSLFLTPVGIRVFTALKAGQPIRTIGPQTHMGKKGTPTMGGVIFIIATVIAYVAGHAVLTTLPSQQIAQDRPTITALVLLGLFVFCGAVGFLDDFIKVRKRNSGGLSARGKLIGQMLVGGIFGVIALYFPSTMVGLEGQRISDETVGSETISFIRDIEWAQVGKAGSVIIFIFVIMSMSNAVNLTDGLDGLATGASVMVLGAYSIIGFWQYRHWCADPNYTMEYCYSVRDPLEISMIAGAAAGACVGFLWWNTSPARIFMGDTGALGLGGLIGGLAMASRTMLLVLILGGLFLIITMSVVIQIISFKTTGKRVFRMSPLQHHFELAGWSEVNIVVRFWIVAGIGVAIGLGIFYSEFLAATS
- the murC gene encoding UDP-N-acetylmuramate--L-alanine ligase, which codes for MNTPDGALTAEQLGTVHLIGVGGVGMSGLARLLLTRGIKVSGSELREWPYLAALRALGGTIHMTHTESNLDGVDTVVYSTAIPQDHLELVEARKRGLRVLHRSEALAATMTGRQAIAVAGTHGKTTTTSMITLILQHAGEDPSFVIGGEISEVGSNAHHGSGQYFVVEADESDRSFLRYRPHVALITNIDADHLNTYGDLAGVEAAFGEFARLADSPVNGRGDGFVIACADNEGTRRMAATLREEGHTVYTYGEAEDADLRIFDVRSSAAGVRYRAELDGLSLGEIFLPTPGRLLGLNSSAAVLTALRLGLPIEKVVEALASFPGVRRRFERKGEINGILVYDEYAYHPVPVKAAIETLREVAGEGRLIVVFQPYRVYRTRDLEAELAAALSIADEAVIMEVFGPGETRLPGEGGVSLTAAIDLPAGRKVFVPDWDGVAAEVVRRARPGDVVVTMGAPPSSMLGDELIAALGATEPAAE
- a CDS encoding FtsW/RodA/SpoVE family cell cycle protein, which codes for MAEGGGEAKTAEARASVDLGGGLAALRGLLARPLASYYLLLASSGLLLVIGLTMVFSATSVRAYAENGNAFAMISKQALFALIGLAAFWAVQRLPASTLRQVGFPVMVVSLILLAVLDLLVVLDGFGVLPEPQIGPVYADLLWLYIGPVQFQPSELAKFGLVLWGADMIARKGAAMGWWRELSMPLGPAVGLLFVLVGYNDTGTMMPLLGIVIGLLWTAGVRLRVFAALSLVGLGGIGLLIAAASQGAGSGEAGAPNYRLDRITSFLASPEECAQAGCYQLMQARYAIADGGWFGTGLGKSSLKWGWLPSEHNDFIFAVIAEELGVVGCAVVLALFAVLAYTGYRIARRVQDPFRRLAAASITTWLVVQTLVNVGGVVGLLPITGLPLPFISDGGSALVVTLAAIGVLASFARAEPDAARALNARPPARWVRLLWAPLPPLPPSAREPEAPVARRATTRVPAGQERQAARLARAATRDRVTRLRGGPERRG
- a CDS encoding UDP-N-acetylmuramoyl-tripeptide--D-alanyl-D-alanine ligase; amino-acid sequence: MIPLTLAEIAEAVDGRLVHADPAAQVTGPAEYDSREIVAGGLFVAFPGEHVDGHDYGARAVAAGAAAVLATRDMGPDVPAILVDDAQDALGPLARLVGRRLIEAGLTVVGLTGSSGKTTTKDMVAQLAASLGPTVATAGSLNNELGFPVTALRATGETRFLVLEMGASGLGHIRYLNEIVQPRIGVVLNVSMSHLGGYESVDGIAQAKGEMVEDLPAGGVAVLNADDERVAAMASRTKARVVFFGESAEADVRAEDVTLDARGRPSFTLCTPDGRFPVALGLTGRHMVSNSLAAAAVARELGLTGAALAEALGGMRTVSTRRMDVFDRADGVTVIDDSYNANPSSTAAALRALATLAGDGRRRAIAVLGQMRELGEHSRDAHAEVGRLAAELGVDRLLVVDPEAAPIADGARSEQMWKGESVLLADQSAAIATLRDDLRPGDVVLVKASRYRTWKVADALRAAEADGVPLTRGTALRAAEADGVPLTAGDADA